From Paucidesulfovibrio gracilis DSM 16080:
ACCACACCCTGCCGCAGGATAAGATCAACGAACTCATCGTGGAAAAAGCCCGGAGCGGCCGTTCCGTGGCCCGGCTTAAGGGCGGGGATCCGTTCGTATTCGGACGCGGCGGCGAAGAAGCCGAAGAACTGGTGGAAGCGGGCGTGGATTTCGAGGTGGTGCCCGGCATCACCGCGGGCGTGGCTGCCCCGGCCTATGCGGGCATTCCCGTGACGCACCGCGACCACACCACCAGCGTCTGCTTCATCACCGGCCATGAGGATCCCACCAAGGAGCAGAGCGGCCACAATTGGGACGTGTACGCCCAGAGCACCAGCACCTTGGTCTTCTATATGGGCGTGAAAAATCTGCCCATGATCGCGGAAAAACTCATCAAGGGCGGGCGGGATCCCAAGACCCCCGTATCCCTGGTGCGCTGGGGAACCCGCGCCGAACAGCAAAGCTTCGTGTCCACCCTGGACAGCGTGGCCGCGGAAGCCGAGCGCCGCCGGTTTGCAGCGCCTTCCATCATTGTGGTGGGCGGGGTCTGCAGCCTGCACGACAAGCTGGCCTGGTTTGAAAAACGGTCCCTGCTCGGCAAGGGCGTGGTCGTGACCCGCGCCCGGGAACAGGCCAGCGGATTGGTGCGAACCCTTGCCGACCACGGCGCCCATGTCTATGAATTCCCCACCATCCGCATTCAGCCTCTGGACAGTTACGAAGTGGTGGAAAACGCTATTCTCCGTCTGCCCATGCAGGATTGGGTGATCTTCACCTCGGTGA
This genomic window contains:
- the cobA gene encoding uroporphyrinogen-III C-methyltransferase, with product MSTVYLIGAGPGDPGLLTVRAKQLIETCDVVVYDYLANKEFLEYARPDAEIIYVGKKGGDHTLPQDKINELIVEKARSGRSVARLKGGDPFVFGRGGEEAEELVEAGVDFEVVPGITAGVAAPAYAGIPVTHRDHTTSVCFITGHEDPTKEQSGHNWDVYAQSTSTLVFYMGVKNLPMIAEKLIKGGRDPKTPVSLVRWGTRAEQQSFVSTLDSVAAEAERRRFAAPSIIVVGGVCSLHDKLAWFEKRSLLGKGVVVTRAREQASGLVRTLADHGAHVYEFPTIRIQPLDSYEVVENAILRLPMQDWVIFTSVNGVRHFWNQLREIGLDARVFGGLQVAAIGPATADALRERGINPDFVPEKYVAEHVVSGLLERGIAGKKVLIPRAKVAREVLPEELVKAGAEVQVLPVYETMLSQADDAEILQAMDQDKLDYVTFTSSSTVDNFFTLVDADRLREYKAAHPDKAKLACIGPITAQTLQKHGFDADLQPEDYTIPALVNALLGE